In one window of Nocardia brasiliensis DNA:
- a CDS encoding GNAT family N-acetyltransferase has translation MDSAVVIVPMGLGHLRQVLDLGHEVFDVTTKPYTSWSLTSVAEHLDSPDNACWVALDSDRVVGFVLGSMEFENRDDWAYLEWIAVAPDMQGLGIARRLVDVCSEALFARGARRIVTDVEDRNAASTALMTRSGFTPAATVTLFVRPNPDDPDPDAQLDAAAIAPGTKRALIRRGRLAGDNHRAAR, from the coding sequence ATGGATTCTGCCGTAGTGATCGTCCCGATGGGTCTCGGCCACCTGCGCCAGGTCCTCGATCTCGGGCACGAAGTCTTCGACGTCACCACCAAGCCGTACACCTCGTGGTCGCTCACCTCGGTCGCCGAGCACCTGGACAGCCCCGACAACGCCTGCTGGGTCGCCCTGGACTCGGACCGTGTGGTCGGTTTCGTGCTCGGCTCGATGGAGTTCGAGAACCGCGACGACTGGGCCTACCTCGAATGGATCGCCGTCGCACCGGACATGCAGGGGCTCGGCATCGCCCGCCGCCTCGTCGACGTCTGCTCCGAGGCGTTGTTCGCCCGCGGCGCACGGCGCATCGTCACCGATGTCGAAGATCGCAACGCGGCCTCGACCGCACTGATGACCCGCAGCGGCTTCACCCCAGCCGCCACCGTCACCCTGTTCGTCCGCCCGAATCCCGATGACCCCGACCCGGATGCGCAGCTCGACGCCGCGGCCATCGCCCCGGGCACCAAGCGCGCGCTGATCCGTCGCGGTCGCCTGGCCGGCGACAATCACCGCGCCGCGCGCTAG
- a CDS encoding isopenicillin N synthase family dioxygenase, with protein sequence MEFHVPLIDISPYVDGTDPTARAAVARQVDEAASTVGFMQIRGHGIAAPVLDEFAAALDEFFALAPATKQRYRTAVEFNRGYSPPKSESLSASLGVAAASRMNDFFEAFNIGTTTEDYPGLELPAQAGYADNVWPAELPEFPRRVRAYYREAARVASTLTTVFADALELPAGYFDSFTDHSLNVLRMNNYALPPGSVDLDGELKGMGEHTDYGIVTVLWADQVPGLQVLGADGRWHDVQPADDALLVNLGDLIARWTNERWLSTLHRVMPPIVDGAVERRRSAAFFHDGNFDAVIETLPSCRGAGSKYPPITVSEHVQAKLAGSRALQPNTTAHREAARVLSARE encoded by the coding sequence GTGGAGTTCCACGTTCCCCTCATCGATATCTCGCCGTACGTCGACGGCACGGACCCCACGGCGCGGGCCGCGGTCGCACGTCAGGTGGACGAGGCGGCGAGCACGGTCGGGTTCATGCAGATCCGCGGGCACGGCATAGCGGCGCCGGTGCTCGACGAGTTCGCGGCCGCGCTGGACGAGTTCTTCGCGCTCGCGCCCGCGACCAAGCAGCGCTACCGCACCGCGGTCGAATTCAACCGGGGCTATTCACCACCCAAGAGCGAGAGCCTGAGCGCGAGCCTCGGCGTCGCTGCGGCGAGCAGGATGAACGACTTCTTCGAGGCGTTCAACATCGGCACGACGACCGAGGACTATCCGGGACTCGAGCTCCCCGCGCAGGCCGGCTACGCCGACAACGTCTGGCCCGCAGAGCTTCCCGAGTTCCCCCGGCGCGTACGGGCGTACTACCGCGAGGCCGCGCGGGTGGCGAGCACCCTGACCACCGTCTTCGCCGACGCGCTCGAGCTCCCCGCCGGTTACTTCGACAGTTTCACCGATCACTCGCTGAATGTGTTGCGCATGAACAACTATGCGCTGCCGCCGGGCAGCGTGGACCTCGACGGCGAGCTCAAAGGGATGGGTGAGCATACCGACTACGGCATCGTCACCGTCCTGTGGGCCGACCAGGTGCCCGGACTGCAGGTGCTCGGCGCGGACGGCCGCTGGCACGACGTGCAACCCGCCGACGACGCGCTGCTGGTGAATCTCGGTGATCTCATAGCCCGCTGGACCAACGAGCGATGGCTCTCCACACTGCACCGGGTGATGCCGCCGATCGTCGACGGCGCCGTCGAACGCAGGCGCAGCGCCGCGTTCTTCCACGACGGCAACTTCGACGCGGTGATCGAGACGCTGCCCTCCTGCCGCGGCGCGGGCAGCAAGTACCCGCCGATCACCGTGTCCGAGCACGTGCAGGCCAAGCTCGCCGGTTCCCGTGCGCTGCAACCGAATACCACCGCGCACCGGGAAGCGGCCAGGGTGCTCTCGGCGCGCGAGTGA
- a CDS encoding MetQ/NlpA family ABC transporter substrate-binding protein: MIPILFALALTTISCGAEHDEGTIRIGVNDLAQPHWDVYKKKAAEQGIRVEFINFTDYNQPNPALAQRRIDLNKFQHVRYLANYNARNNDTLVPIGATEIFPLTLYSRKHKSVADIPQGGQITLSNNPANQVRPLLSLAAAGLIVLKGGASWDSKIEDVDKAASKVELTTIDPTLTAQSLASVDAAFVDDTFARPAGLTKNDTIYTDDPERPELKQYINIFAARAADKDNPTLLKLAELYHDPEVEAAVRAETGYAGIFKTNTPADLQATATELEAKFRE, encoded by the coding sequence GTGATTCCGATCCTGTTTGCCCTGGCTTTGACGACGATCTCGTGTGGCGCGGAGCACGACGAGGGGACTATCCGCATCGGTGTGAACGATCTCGCGCAACCGCACTGGGACGTATACAAGAAGAAGGCCGCCGAGCAGGGCATCCGGGTGGAGTTCATCAACTTCACCGATTACAACCAGCCGAATCCGGCTCTGGCCCAACGGCGTATCGATCTCAACAAGTTCCAGCACGTGCGGTATCTGGCCAACTACAACGCGCGCAACAACGACACCCTGGTGCCGATCGGCGCGACCGAGATCTTCCCGCTGACGTTGTACTCGCGTAAGCACAAGTCCGTCGCCGACATCCCGCAGGGCGGTCAGATCACGTTGAGCAACAATCCCGCCAACCAGGTGCGCCCGCTGCTCAGCCTTGCCGCGGCGGGCCTGATCGTACTGAAGGGCGGTGCGAGCTGGGACTCCAAGATCGAGGACGTGGACAAGGCCGCGTCGAAGGTCGAGCTCACGACCATCGACCCGACCCTCACCGCGCAGTCGCTGGCCAGCGTCGACGCCGCGTTCGTCGACGACACCTTCGCGCGCCCGGCCGGCCTGACCAAGAACGACACCATCTACACCGACGATCCGGAACGTCCGGAGCTCAAGCAGTACATCAATATCTTCGCCGCCCGTGCCGCGGACAAGGACAACCCGACCCTGTTGAAACTGGCCGAGCTGTACCACGATCCGGAGGTCGAGGCCGCGGTGCGGGCCGAGACCGGTTACGCGGGCATCTTCAAGACGAACACCCCGGCCGATCTGCAGGCGACGGCGACCGAGCTGGAAGCGAAGTTCCGCGAGTAG
- a CDS encoding MetQ/NlpA family ABC transporter substrate-binding protein, protein MKFHRVLAIPVLVATAALTITACGSDDKASSDTVVRIGTTDKDKAWDVFEQRAKDQGITLKITNFSDYKQPNLALSQKQIDVNLFQHLQFLGAYNVANKDTLTPIGSTYIVPLGLYSKKHKALADLPQGAEIAIPNDPTNQARALFVLQAAGLLKLSGSSSAPTAADVDKGASKVKVTTVDAAQTALSLASVDGAVINNTFLDRSGIDPNSALYKDDPKNPSAEPYINALVTRAEDKDNPKLLQLVELWHDPEVQRAHAEVTKGTAVEVRRTGPELEQVLQRVQQSIRDGK, encoded by the coding sequence GTGAAATTCCATCGGGTACTGGCGATCCCGGTCCTGGTAGCAACCGCGGCCCTCACCATCACGGCGTGCGGTTCCGACGACAAGGCCTCCTCCGACACGGTAGTGCGGATCGGCACCACCGACAAGGACAAAGCCTGGGACGTCTTCGAGCAGCGGGCCAAGGACCAGGGCATCACGCTGAAGATCACCAACTTCTCCGACTACAAGCAGCCGAATCTCGCGCTGTCGCAGAAGCAGATCGACGTGAACCTCTTCCAGCACCTGCAGTTCCTCGGCGCGTACAACGTCGCCAACAAGGACACGCTGACCCCGATCGGCTCCACCTACATCGTGCCGCTCGGCCTGTACTCCAAGAAGCACAAGGCGCTCGCCGACCTCCCGCAGGGCGCCGAGATCGCCATTCCGAACGACCCGACCAATCAGGCGCGGGCGCTGTTCGTGCTGCAGGCGGCCGGGCTGCTGAAGCTGTCCGGCAGCTCCAGCGCGCCGACCGCGGCCGACGTCGACAAGGGCGCGTCCAAGGTCAAGGTGACCACGGTCGACGCCGCCCAGACCGCGCTCTCGCTGGCGTCGGTGGACGGCGCGGTGATCAACAACACCTTCCTCGACCGCTCCGGCATCGACCCCAATTCGGCGCTGTACAAGGATGATCCGAAGAACCCGTCGGCCGAGCCCTACATCAACGCGCTGGTGACCAGGGCCGAGGACAAGGACAACCCGAAGCTGCTGCAGCTGGTCGAGCTCTGGCACGACCCCGAGGTGCAGCGCGCGCACGCCGAGGTCACCAAGGGCACGGCCGTCGAGGTGCGCCGCACCGGCCCGGAACTGGAGCAGGTGCTGCAGCGGGTGCAGCAGAGCATCCGTGACGGCAAGTGA
- a CDS encoding methionine ABC transporter ATP-binding protein — protein MSGNPPAVEFRSVTKVFGKGAKTHVALDAIDLRIEQGEIFGVIGYSGAGKSTLVRLINALERPTSGTIEIAGTPITGVREAEVRRLRRDIGMVFQQFNLFRSRTAAGNIEYPLKVAGWQRAARKARVAELLDFVGLADKARSYPDQLSGGQKQRVGIARALATSPSLLLADESTSALDPETTAEVLRLLQKVNRELGVTIVVITHEMDVIRAVADRVAVLAEGRVVELASTFEVFATPQAAPTKSFVATVLHNRPSADELRRLGELHGGRLVTVDVDDEHGIGDALTTAARADVRFEVVYGGVATLQNKTFGSVTLALHGPQDAVDKVVAELGPHTA, from the coding sequence GTGAGCGGTAATCCGCCCGCCGTCGAATTCCGTTCGGTCACCAAGGTTTTCGGCAAGGGCGCCAAGACCCATGTCGCGCTCGACGCGATCGATCTGCGGATCGAGCAGGGCGAGATCTTCGGCGTGATCGGCTATTCCGGCGCGGGCAAGAGCACCCTGGTGCGCCTGATCAACGCCCTGGAGCGCCCGACAAGCGGCACCATCGAGATCGCGGGCACGCCCATCACCGGGGTGCGCGAGGCCGAGGTGCGCCGCCTGCGCCGCGATATCGGGATGGTGTTCCAGCAGTTCAATCTGTTCCGATCACGCACGGCCGCAGGCAATATCGAATACCCGCTCAAGGTGGCGGGCTGGCAGCGGGCCGCGCGCAAGGCACGGGTCGCCGAACTGCTCGACTTCGTCGGACTGGCCGACAAGGCGCGCAGCTACCCCGATCAGCTCTCCGGCGGCCAGAAGCAGCGGGTCGGCATCGCGCGTGCGCTGGCGACCTCGCCGTCGCTGCTGCTCGCCGACGAGTCGACCTCGGCCCTCGACCCGGAGACCACCGCGGAGGTGCTGCGGCTGCTGCAGAAGGTCAACCGGGAGCTCGGCGTCACCATCGTGGTGATCACCCACGAGATGGACGTGATCCGCGCGGTCGCCGACCGGGTCGCCGTGCTCGCCGAGGGCCGCGTCGTCGAACTCGCCAGCACCTTCGAGGTTTTCGCGACCCCGCAGGCCGCGCCGACCAAGTCGTTCGTGGCCACCGTGCTGCACAACCGGCCCTCCGCGGACGAATTGCGCAGGCTCGGCGAACTCCACGGCGGCAGGCTGGTCACGGTGGACGTCGACGACGAGCACGGCATCGGCGACGCGCTGACCACCGCGGCGCGGGCCGATGTCCGCTTCGAGGTGGTCTACGGCGGGGTCGCCACCTTGCAGAACAAGACCTTCGGCAGCGTCACCCTGGCGCTGCACGGACCGCAGGACGCCGTCGACAAGGTGGTCGCCGAACTCGGCCCGCACACGGCCTGA
- a CDS encoding methionine ABC transporter permease: MQADWDKLRPLLTEAIGTTLYLVLITFVIGGLIGLFLGTVLYTTRKGGLLANAPINLLLNVIVNVVRPIPFIILLAALGPVTLEVVGTTIGRDAAAFVMIVAASFGIARIVEQNLVTVDPGVIEAARAVGAGPLRIIVTLLIPEALGPLILGYTFVVISIVDISAMAGTVGGGGLGDFALVHGYQQFNWQVTFVATLIIVAGVQGIQFFGNWLARKVLRR, from the coding sequence ATGCAAGCGGATTGGGACAAACTCCGGCCGTTGCTGACCGAGGCGATCGGCACCACCCTCTACCTGGTGCTGATCACCTTCGTGATCGGCGGCCTGATCGGGCTGTTCCTCGGCACCGTGCTCTACACCACCCGCAAGGGTGGGCTGCTCGCGAACGCCCCGATCAACCTGCTGCTCAACGTGATCGTGAACGTGGTCCGGCCGATCCCGTTCATCATCCTGCTCGCCGCGCTCGGGCCGGTGACGCTGGAGGTGGTCGGCACCACCATCGGCCGCGACGCCGCGGCGTTCGTCATGATCGTGGCGGCCTCGTTCGGTATCGCCCGGATCGTGGAGCAGAATCTCGTGACGGTCGACCCCGGCGTGATCGAGGCCGCGCGGGCGGTCGGCGCTGGACCGCTGCGAATCATCGTGACACTGTTGATTCCCGAGGCGCTCGGGCCGCTGATCCTCGGCTACACGTTCGTGGTGATATCGATCGTCGACATCTCCGCGATGGCGGGCACCGTCGGCGGCGGCGGACTGGGCGATTTCGCGCTGGTCCACGGGTATCAGCAGTTCAACTGGCAGGTCACCTTCGTGGCCACGCTGATCATCGTGGCAGGCGTGCAGGGCATCCAGTTCTTCGGCAACTGGCTGGCCCGAAAAGTACTGCGCCGCTGA
- a CDS encoding DUF4189 domain-containing protein, with protein MFELGRAAFGAVLACTAALTTVGAGSAGAAPDYHGTLAFSPSTGTVVGSVDQPSWVAADAVAIRDCGVYDCKILVRFANGCAAAARGADGAIAADWAVTKEEAERLAVAKLGESSPPFPDLGSAVPRAARVVLSTCTTNAG; from the coding sequence TTGTTCGAACTGGGTAGGGCCGCCTTCGGTGCGGTCCTGGCATGCACCGCGGCGCTGACCACGGTCGGCGCGGGCTCCGCCGGCGCGGCGCCTGATTATCATGGGACGCTGGCCTTTTCGCCCAGCACCGGCACGGTGGTCGGCTCGGTCGATCAGCCCTCCTGGGTGGCCGCCGACGCGGTGGCGATTCGGGACTGCGGCGTGTACGACTGCAAGATCCTCGTGCGCTTCGCCAACGGCTGTGCGGCTGCGGCACGCGGCGCCGACGGCGCGATCGCGGCGGACTGGGCGGTGACCAAGGAGGAGGCCGAGCGGCTCGCCGTGGCCAAGCTCGGCGAAAGCTCGCCGCCGTTCCCCGATCTCGGTAGCGCCGTGCCGCGTGCCGCGCGCGTCGTGCTGTCCACGTGCACGACGAACGCGGGCTGA
- a CDS encoding ESX secretion-associated protein EspG — protein MVEMRFTGLEFQLLWQAYGRDRLPYPLRFRPQAVDFADLVAQRDAAAAALLDRHSIELERALGILLEPEVRIEIKGFGAPELTRIYRFHGAVRDDAAATLVQLPGDAEDTGGAVALRYCAAAKAAAYAVAALPDSPPGTHPTFEARRAEITADRERPVRGAYEVGPAQRFDRLFKRERRALGEITVLPGPAVDARPTFGRGFWWMDYPDGRYYVKTGDPVIAKPMDAAAMAAEIRRLTTLTQRYYREDREHDEYLRTRR, from the coding sequence ATGGTTGAGATGCGCTTCACCGGTCTGGAGTTCCAGCTGCTCTGGCAGGCTTACGGCCGGGACCGGCTGCCGTATCCGCTGCGATTTCGCCCGCAGGCCGTGGATTTCGCCGATCTGGTGGCGCAGCGGGACGCGGCGGCGGCCGCGCTGCTCGACCGGCATTCGATCGAGTTGGAGCGGGCGCTGGGGATCCTGCTGGAGCCGGAGGTCCGGATCGAGATCAAGGGTTTCGGTGCGCCGGAGCTGACCCGGATCTACCGTTTCCACGGCGCGGTGCGCGACGATGCCGCGGCGACGCTGGTGCAGCTGCCGGGTGACGCCGAGGACACCGGCGGTGCGGTGGCCTTGCGGTACTGCGCCGCCGCTAAAGCCGCCGCCTATGCGGTTGCCGCGCTGCCGGATTCCCCGCCAGGCACCCACCCGACGTTCGAGGCGCGGCGGGCGGAGATCACCGCGGACCGGGAGCGCCCGGTACGCGGCGCCTATGAGGTGGGGCCGGCTCAGCGGTTCGATCGGCTGTTCAAGCGGGAGCGCAGGGCGCTGGGTGAGATCACGGTACTGCCCGGCCCGGCCGTGGACGCGCGCCCCACCTTCGGCCGCGGCTTCTGGTGGATGGACTACCCGGACGGCCGCTACTACGTGAAGACCGGTGATCCCGTGATCGCCAAGCCGATGGACGCGGCCGCGATGGCGGCCGAGATCCGCCGTCTCACCACGCTGACCCAGCGGTACTACCGCGAGGATCGCGAGCACGACGAATACCTGCGCACACGGCGTTAG
- a CDS encoding PPE domain-containing protein translates to MTYDEYRARIIAAQEQWNRDRANIYVVTSIGTDRFHGGYEPPRITNEDLALFETLPLADLVQRVAAMRPGTVLQAAEAWFKIGAAFEETTKTFNTSVQRTIANGWSGRAAGKAAEAVRTYSEGAGQLSTSAHLLYVKLTEMYTGLNQTQALMPGLTDPVDLKGKTLPADGVMKTGDYTEDEAREEAKRILQTVYWQVANQTDNGVPIIPPAPTVVSDPQAPVMPSPGPSDPGASNPSTAVPTGTDDNAGTRNEPADQPNNVASDANPSSSTQAASAAAPTTANPSTANPSTATPTTTTGTPAGTPLSPTPPPTGTPLPGRPSRVNPVAPLSRPGPGATTGEPGRQPGRSVPATPQQPAVAPADARTAAGTSAARAGAGGMPGMAPGAAGRGNDDEKTTGTKDYLITKEHGEEVTGLDALPKTVPPVIGDHG, encoded by the coding sequence ATGACCTACGACGAGTATCGCGCGCGCATCATCGCCGCGCAGGAGCAGTGGAACCGGGACCGCGCGAACATCTATGTCGTGACGAGTATCGGCACCGACCGGTTCCATGGCGGTTACGAGCCGCCGCGGATCACGAACGAGGATCTGGCACTGTTCGAGACCTTGCCGCTGGCGGATCTGGTGCAGCGGGTGGCGGCGATGCGGCCGGGCACGGTGTTGCAGGCCGCGGAGGCGTGGTTCAAGATCGGCGCCGCGTTCGAGGAGACGACGAAGACGTTCAACACGAGTGTGCAGCGCACGATCGCGAACGGGTGGTCCGGTCGGGCGGCGGGCAAGGCCGCCGAGGCGGTGCGCACCTACAGCGAGGGCGCGGGACAGCTGAGCACCTCGGCGCATCTGTTGTACGTCAAGCTCACCGAGATGTACACGGGCCTGAACCAGACCCAGGCGTTGATGCCCGGACTCACCGACCCGGTGGATCTGAAGGGCAAGACCCTGCCCGCCGACGGTGTCATGAAGACCGGCGACTACACCGAGGACGAGGCGCGGGAGGAGGCCAAGCGCATTCTGCAGACGGTGTATTGGCAGGTGGCGAACCAGACCGACAACGGCGTGCCGATCATCCCGCCCGCACCGACCGTGGTGAGCGATCCGCAGGCGCCGGTGATGCCCTCGCCCGGACCGTCGGATCCGGGTGCGTCGAACCCGAGCACCGCCGTGCCGACCGGTACCGATGACAACGCGGGCACCCGGAATGAACCGGCCGATCAGCCGAACAACGTTGCGTCGGACGCGAATCCGTCGTCCAGCACGCAGGCGGCGAGCGCCGCCGCGCCGACGACAGCGAACCCCTCGACCGCGAACCCGTCGACCGCCACACCCACTACGACCACGGGCACTCCCGCCGGCACGCCGCTGTCGCCGACGCCGCCACCCACGGGAACGCCCCTCCCCGGCAGGCCATCCCGCGTGAATCCCGTTGCGCCACTGTCGCGTCCGGGCCCGGGTGCCACCACCGGCGAACCAGGTAGGCAGCCCGGCCGCAGCGTGCCTGCCACTCCGCAGCAGCCCGCCGTCGCGCCCGCCGACGCACGGACCGCCGCGGGCACGAGTGCCGCCCGGGCGGGCGCGGGTGGCATGCCCGGCATGGCGCCGGGTGCGGCCGGTCGCGGAAACGACGACGAGAAGACCACCGGCACAAAGGATTACCTGATCACCAAGGAGCACGGCGAGGAAGTGACGGGGTTGGACGCCCTGCCGAAGACGGTGCCGCCGGTCATCGGTGACCATGGTTGA
- a CDS encoding DUF3558 domain-containing protein, with product MTIIVGAALVLGGCDDTSGTPSTSGAPSTSATTSVGVPVKDQAPWDPCSLPVDALRATGLDPDSKKSGAAGVEFDGWKVCRWRAQTRWYSLGVLAGTPTLKDVQNRSDFNGFKSFQVGGRPAVQFGRASDPERLGCSVAVEVPAGSVIFDMLTRYGEPQQADPCSVAAKHANDLAKYLP from the coding sequence TTGACGATCATCGTTGGTGCGGCACTGGTGCTCGGCGGCTGCGACGACACCTCCGGTACGCCGAGCACCAGCGGTGCGCCGAGCACGAGCGCGACGACGTCGGTCGGGGTGCCGGTGAAGGATCAGGCGCCGTGGGATCCGTGTTCGTTGCCGGTCGATGCCCTACGAGCCACCGGACTTGATCCGGACAGCAAGAAGTCGGGTGCTGCCGGTGTGGAGTTCGATGGGTGGAAGGTCTGTCGCTGGCGAGCGCAGACACGGTGGTACAGCCTCGGCGTGCTGGCGGGCACCCCGACGTTGAAAGATGTTCAGAACAGAAGTGACTTCAACGGCTTCAAGTCGTTCCAAGTCGGGGGTCGCCCTGCGGTCCAATTCGGCCGGGCCAGCGATCCTGAGCGCCTGGGTTGCAGTGTGGCCGTTGAGGTTCCGGCAGGGTCGGTGATCTTTGACATGCTTACTCGTTACGGCGAGCCGCAACAGGCTGACCCGTGCTCGGTTGCAGCCAAGCACGCCAACGATCTAGCGAAGTACTTACCGTAG
- a CDS encoding LppA family lipoprotein, producing MSDPHRPAAEEDIAHAEAMMRALPSVEDTERQLAALLQRIADAAKTVAPELEWRTISDRGQGKLGCPSPYLETAGVSMTTDSLTSAVPISDSRWPDVLRLARDLAAEAGITALTVRADTPGRHDITLHSPDHGNEITLGTGAAAVLGGLTGCRYREQDLRPQPGN from the coding sequence ATGTCCGACCCCCACCGCCCGGCGGCCGAGGAAGACATCGCGCACGCCGAGGCCATGATGCGCGCCCTACCGTCGGTCGAGGACACCGAACGGCAACTCGCCGCACTGCTGCAACGGATCGCCGACGCGGCGAAAACCGTTGCGCCCGAACTCGAGTGGCGCACCATCAGCGACCGCGGGCAAGGAAAACTCGGCTGCCCGTCGCCCTATCTCGAAACCGCGGGCGTCTCCATGACCACCGACTCGCTCACCTCGGCGGTGCCGATCAGCGACAGTCGCTGGCCCGACGTCCTGCGGCTCGCGCGCGACCTCGCCGCCGAAGCCGGGATCACCGCGCTGACCGTGCGCGCCGACACCCCCGGCCGGCACGACATCACCCTGCACTCGCCCGACCACGGCAACGAGATCACCCTCGGTACCGGCGCGGCCGCCGTGCTAGGCGGACTGACCGGGTGCCGGTACCGTGAACAAGATCTGCGGCCGCAGCCGGGGAACTGA
- a CDS encoding alpha/beta hydrolase, whose amino-acid sequence MLLPEIRWWNELALEMLEAALSRRIDTVRDVSDQLAAIGALPGWQGESAVAARRRFTVTTDRLIDEAATLGAVRELTKQTREAVVHLKRTLATIEQTAAANGLEIWDAGHVTIADLPGAPDPARVESLRLALQDAVHAVLKQADDIDADAAAVLRKAADGKIADRGATDVAAASAAGAAQGGLTAPAPPENGTPQQNREYWDAMDERQRREVIDRHPEWIGNGDGIPATARHEANVNRIDAERTRLTRERAALAAQLTDVPAGSRYPNAPDPYGSERAKLARVEAKLRDLDSIEKILDEHPLDPGNPGKGARLLLLDMHSGERGMAAVAVGDPDNAEHVSVTVPGVSTTVQSLDGMTREAEAVQREAEKQLRLAGRPDERVAAIAWLGYEPPPELGFAAASSARAEDGAPKLANFCTGLDVASNRPDPHITALGHSYGSYTTALALQAHGRTQPVDDAVFYGSPGINADDEPDLGLPQGHGYVMRAPDDPITLVDGFGRFGPDPVTTELEQLSVREATTTDHVRREDANGHSEYPRPSGNGELRTAGYNMAVVIAGLPELAVR is encoded by the coding sequence GTGTTGCTACCCGAGATTCGCTGGTGGAACGAACTGGCGCTGGAAATGCTCGAGGCCGCGCTGTCCCGGCGGATCGATACCGTGCGGGACGTATCCGATCAGCTCGCCGCGATCGGCGCGCTGCCCGGCTGGCAGGGCGAGTCCGCGGTGGCCGCACGGCGTCGATTCACCGTCACCACCGATCGGCTGATCGATGAGGCCGCCACCCTGGGCGCGGTCCGTGAGCTGACGAAGCAGACCAGGGAGGCGGTAGTACATCTCAAGCGAACGCTGGCCACCATCGAACAGACCGCGGCCGCCAACGGACTCGAGATCTGGGACGCCGGCCACGTGACCATCGCCGACCTGCCCGGCGCGCCCGATCCCGCGCGAGTGGAGTCGTTGCGGCTGGCGCTGCAGGACGCGGTGCACGCGGTGCTGAAGCAGGCCGACGACATCGACGCCGACGCGGCCGCCGTACTGCGCAAGGCCGCCGACGGCAAGATCGCTGACCGGGGCGCGACCGATGTCGCGGCCGCCTCCGCCGCGGGCGCCGCCCAGGGCGGACTCACCGCGCCCGCACCGCCGGAAAACGGTACGCCGCAACAGAACCGGGAATACTGGGACGCGATGGACGAGCGGCAGCGCCGCGAGGTCATCGACCGGCATCCCGAATGGATCGGAAACGGCGACGGCATCCCGGCCACCGCCCGCCACGAGGCCAACGTCAACCGGATCGACGCCGAGCGCACTCGATTGACCAGGGAACGCGCCGCGCTCGCGGCACAGCTGACGGACGTGCCCGCGGGCTCCCGCTATCCCAACGCCCCCGATCCGTATGGGAGCGAGCGGGCGAAACTGGCGCGGGTCGAGGCGAAACTGCGGGACCTCGACTCGATCGAGAAGATCCTGGACGAGCACCCGCTCGACCCCGGCAATCCCGGCAAGGGCGCACGCTTGCTCCTGCTCGACATGCACTCGGGGGAGCGCGGCATGGCGGCGGTGGCGGTCGGCGACCCCGACAACGCCGAGCACGTCTCGGTGACGGTGCCCGGCGTATCGACCACCGTGCAGTCGCTCGACGGCATGACCCGCGAGGCCGAGGCGGTGCAGCGCGAGGCCGAGAAACAGTTGCGGCTGGCCGGACGGCCCGACGAGCGGGTGGCCGCGATCGCCTGGCTCGGCTACGAACCACCGCCTGAGCTCGGGTTCGCCGCGGCGAGCTCCGCGCGCGCCGAAGACGGTGCGCCCAAACTCGCGAACTTCTGCACCGGCTTGGATGTGGCGTCGAATCGGCCGGACCCGCACATCACCGCGCTCGGCCACTCCTACGGGTCCTACACGACGGCGCTCGCGCTCCAGGCACACGGCCGCACCCAGCCGGTCGACGACGCGGTCTTCTACGGTTCGCCCGGCATCAACGCCGACGACGAACCCGACCTGGGGCTGCCGCAGGGCCACGGCTACGTGATGCGCGCGCCCGACGACCCGATCACGCTGGTCGACGGCTTCGGCCGATTCGGCCCCGACCCCGTCACCACCGAACTGGAGCAACTGTCCGTCCGAGAGGCCACCACCACCGACCACGTGCGTCGCGAAGATGCCAACGGCCACAGCGAATATCCGCGGCCCAGCGGCAACGGCGAACTGCGCACCGCGGGCTACAACATGGCCGTCGTCATCGCCGGACTACCGGAACTGGCGGTGCGCTGA